The segment TCAGGGTGAGCGTGCTTTAGTAGTCGTAGAGTCACCAGCAAAAGCTAAGACGATAAAGAAATATTTAGGCGCGGGCTATATGGTTAAGGCATCTGTAGGCCATATTAAAGATTTACAAAAAAGTAAGTTGTCAGTTGATTTAGAAAATGGCTTTGCTCCACATTACGAAACCATTCGTGGCAAAAGCAAAGTAATTAAAGAAATTAAAGAAGCAGTAAAAACAGTTGACTATGTTTATTTGGCCCCTGACCCTGATCGTGAGGGTGAGGCAATTGCCTGGCATATTGCTGAAGAAATCGGCAAAAAGGGTGAGGGCAAGGTTTTTCGTATTGCTTTTAATGAAATAACTAAAAAAGCGATTCAAGCGGCAATTGCTAATCCGCAACCATTGAATAAAAATCTTTATGATTCACAACAAGCCCGCCGCATACTTGATCGCATTGTTGGTTATCAGATCAGCCCAATTTTGTGGGACAAAGTGCGCCGCGGTTTATCAGCAGGGCGGGTGCAGTCAGTTGCCGTGCGTTTGGTGGTTGAGCGCGAGCGTGAAATTGCGGCATTTAAATCAGAAGAATATTGGAGTCTTGAGTGCCAGTTAGCTGCTAGTGGCCCACCTTCATTTGTAGCTAAAGTTATTAAAGAAAACGGGCAAAAGTTTGAACCCAAAAGTCAAAGCGACATCAAAACCGCTGAGACGGTACTTAACAGCGCGAAATATAATGTAGCGAACATCAGTAGAAAAGAACGTCGTCGTCGAGCTGGCCCACCATTAATTACCTCGAAGTTACAACAAGAAGCGGCGAATCGTCTACGTTTTACCGCCAAGCGCACCATGATGATAGCGCAACAGCTTTATGAAGGTGTAGAACTTGGTAAAGAAGGCGCGGTGGCGCTTATTACTTATATGCGAACCGATTCGACGCGGGTTTCACAAGATGCGCAAAATGCCGCACGTGAATATATTAACAATACTTTCGGCGCTTCGTACGTACCAGAAACGCCAAATATTTATAAAACCAAACAAGGCGCCCAAGATGCACACGAAGCCATTCGCCCAACTTCCTTAGATTATCCGCCTGAGCGAGTTAGTCGCTATCTAACTTCAGAGCAAGCTAAGCTCTATGGTTTGATTTGGCGTTGGTTTGTCGCCAGCCAAATGGCCCCAGCGGTTTATGATCAAACAACCGTAGATATTAATGCCGCCAATTATGGTTTACGTGCAACCGGTTCAATTATGAAGTTTCCGGGGTTTTTAGTGGCACATGGGGTAACTGAAGTAATCGAAGAAGACAAGGGCGATAAAGATAAAGATGATGCAGGTACTGAAACAAAAGGTATGTTGCCTGAACTTAGTGATGGTGAGCAATTAGCGCTTGAAAAATTACTGCCTGAGCAACATTTTACCCAACCGCCACCACGTTTTTCAGAGAGTACATTGGTGCGCGAGCTTGAAGAGCGCGGTATCGGTCGCCCGTCTACCTACGCCACCATTATGTCAACAATTATCAGTCGTGGTTATGTTGAAAAACATAAAGATGCGCGCTTTTATCCATCTGAACTAGGAGCTTTAGTAACAGACTTGTTAACGGTGTCATTTCCACGCGTGCTTGATGTGAAGTTTACCGCACAAATGGAAGATATGCTTGATGAGGTAGAAGAAGGCAAAGTTGATTGGCAGCGATTGCTATCTGATTTTTATTTTGGCGGCTTTCAAGAGTGCTTAGAGCGGGCCAAAACCGAAATGCGCGATGTTAAGCGCGAA is part of the Deltaproteobacteria bacterium genome and harbors:
- the topA gene encoding type I DNA topoisomerase, whose amino-acid sequence is MTHKSTPKNKSPKSTLADNQQLKPKTKGTKSLKRVPKAKKQATNKANTKNKGKATSKNKSKAKSAFKNINNAGIKANDKLAPFKNQGERALVVVESPAKAKTIKKYLGAGYMVKASVGHIKDLQKSKLSVDLENGFAPHYETIRGKSKVIKEIKEAVKTVDYVYLAPDPDREGEAIAWHIAEEIGKKGEGKVFRIAFNEITKKAIQAAIANPQPLNKNLYDSQQARRILDRIVGYQISPILWDKVRRGLSAGRVQSVAVRLVVEREREIAAFKSEEYWSLECQLAASGPPSFVAKVIKENGQKFEPKSQSDIKTAETVLNSAKYNVANISRKERRRRAGPPLITSKLQQEAANRLRFTAKRTMMIAQQLYEGVELGKEGAVALITYMRTDSTRVSQDAQNAAREYINNTFGASYVPETPNIYKTKQGAQDAHEAIRPTSLDYPPERVSRYLTSEQAKLYGLIWRWFVASQMAPAVYDQTTVDINAANYGLRATGSIMKFPGFLVAHGVTEVIEEDKGDKDKDDAGTETKGMLPELSDGEQLALEKLLPEQHFTQPPPRFSESTLVRELEERGIGRPSTYATIMSTIISRGYVEKHKDARFYPSELGALVTDLLTVSFPRVLDVKFTAQMEDMLDEVEEGKVDWQRLLSDFYFGGFQECLERAKTEMRDVKREEIPTEHTCSECGEPMVIKWGRNGSFLACRGYPKCRNTRDYMRRSDQSIEILPEPTTDETCPQCGGPMVVKRGRFGQFLACENYPTCKGTKPMSIGVACPNGCGGYIAERRSKRGRTFYGCSSYPSCNFASWDRPINGPCPVCGHAYLINKVRKDGVIIRCANRNCAYTRDPELDDDDARAAAAVG